The genomic segment GTCGGCCGCGAGCAGATGCCCCAGGGCCGGCATGCGCTCGTCGGAGATGTCCACCAGGTTGTCGTAGATGCGCGCGCTGCCGAACAGGCCCTGGGCGCCGATCACGGCCGTGATCACGACCATGATCGCGAATCCGCCCGCCAGGCGCTGCCGGATGGTGATGTTGCCGAGTTTCGCCATGGTTCCGTTCCTGCTAGACGCCCGACTGCTCGACGGCGTCGACGTCGACACCGAAGGTGATGGCGCCGATCACGGTGTCGCCGTCGAAGACCGGCACCGAGACCTGCACCTGGTAGACCTGTGCGCTGTCGTCGAACTCGACCTCGTCGATGAACACGGCGCCCTGGCCCGCCGCGAAGGACTTCTGGAACTTGGCCTCGTCGCCCTGCCAGTAGTCGGACGTCTTGTCGCTCATGGCCACGTTGGCGCCCTGGTTGTCCATGACGAAGATCTCGGCGAACCAGGCGTTCTCCTCGACGAGCTGGGCCAGGTGGCGGCCGCAGGCGGAGTCCATGATCGCCTTCATGCCGTCGTCCAGACCGGCCGTGCCCCGCCACTCGGCGTCGCGGGCCTGGATCTGGTCGAGGGTGCGACCCTCGGCGTTGGCGGCCTTGACCGCCGCCACGATGACCGGGTCGTGGCCGTAGTCGGCCAGCTTGCCGTGGGCGAACGCGACGACCGACTGGGGGGCCGGCTCTCCGGCCAGGGCCGGCAGCGCGGCCAGGATCATCAGCGCGACGAGGGCGCAAGTGGTCAGCATGCGGGACATGGAACTCTCCTTGGCAGCGGGAACGCCGGGCGTCCACCGGGTCGGCGGGGCGCGCGTCCGGCGCGGTCCCGCGGGGGAGAGTGCTATCGTCTAGTATTAAGGTAGTCTTTAGAGGGATTCTCGGGGTCCCTGTGCGGGAGGTTTTTGCGAGAGATCTACTCCATGCGCCGCAATGAGTTGATATTTCTTGAAATCATACCATCCAACACCGGTTTCGTGCCGACTCGGCAGAAGATGCCGTCGCTCATCGGGCCCGGCCTGGCTGTCGGCAAGCCGCCGATCCCCGATCTGTTCGTCCCGGAGGTACTCCCCCTTCGATTCCCTCCGCCCGGGCCAGGATTCCGGCGGGCTCCCCCAAGACGGCCCCGGGGGCGCTCCCCGGGGCCGTCCGC from the bacterium genome contains:
- a CDS encoding PDC sensor domain-containing protein encodes the protein MSRMLTTCALVALMILAALPALAGEPAPQSVVAFAHGKLADYGHDPVIVAAVKAANAEGRTLDQIQARDAEWRGTAGLDDGMKAIMDSACGRHLAQLVEENAWFAEIFVMDNQGANVAMSDKTSDYWQGDEAKFQKSFAAGQGAVFIDEVEFDDSAQVYQVQVSVPVFDGDTVIGAITFGVDVDAVEQSGV